In Burkholderia gladioli, a genomic segment contains:
- a CDS encoding HlyC/CorC family transporter, with product MDHIPLWAQICAVFVLLLCSSFFSISETAMMALNRHRLKLLAGQNALGAKTTQRLLSRTDTLLSVILIGNNLFNTIIPVLTTSIALRTFGHDNLVLSIATGIVAFLIIVFAEITPKIVGATYPERIALPASLVIAPLMRVMKPVIWFVNQLANGILRMLRINTQGDRDQRFSPEELRSIVLESGSFMPTKHRSILLNLFDLENITVDDVMIPRRQIESLNFDAPLDDILHQLETCYHNRLIVYQGDIDQVLGVLHVRKTLTALHNQELDRDTLRGLLAEPYYVPSGTPVFQQLQYFQESRQRTALVVNEYGELEGLLTPEDIIEELIGEFTTSTPNGGSSRGGWNASGECIVAGSIPLRELNRWLHLSLPTKGPKTLNGLILEILEEIPDGDVCMKIGDVMLEVMRSDDQAVRTVKLFKPRTTRGARALLR from the coding sequence GTGGACCACATTCCCTTATGGGCGCAAATCTGCGCCGTCTTTGTCCTGCTCCTCTGCTCCAGCTTCTTCTCGATCTCTGAAACGGCCATGATGGCGCTCAACCGCCATCGGCTGAAACTGCTCGCCGGCCAGAACGCGCTCGGCGCGAAGACCACCCAGCGCCTGCTGTCGCGCACCGACACGCTGCTCAGCGTGATCCTGATCGGCAACAACCTGTTCAACACCATCATCCCGGTGCTGACCACCTCGATCGCGCTGCGCACCTTCGGCCACGACAACCTGGTGCTGTCGATCGCGACCGGCATCGTCGCCTTCCTGATCATCGTGTTCGCGGAAATCACGCCGAAGATCGTCGGCGCGACCTATCCCGAGCGCATCGCGCTGCCGGCCAGCCTGGTGATCGCGCCGCTGATGCGCGTCATGAAACCGGTGATCTGGTTCGTCAACCAGCTCGCCAACGGCATCTTGCGCATGCTGCGCATCAATACCCAGGGCGATCGCGACCAGCGCTTCTCGCCCGAGGAGCTGCGCTCGATCGTGCTCGAATCCGGCAGCTTCATGCCGACCAAGCACCGCAGCATCCTGCTGAACCTGTTCGACCTCGAGAACATCACCGTCGACGACGTGATGATCCCGCGCCGCCAGATCGAGTCGCTGAACTTCGACGCCCCGCTCGACGACATCCTCCACCAGCTGGAGACCTGCTACCACAACCGGCTGATCGTCTACCAGGGCGATATCGACCAGGTGCTCGGCGTGCTGCACGTGCGCAAGACGCTGACCGCGCTGCACAACCAGGAGCTCGACCGCGACACGCTGCGCGGCCTGCTGGCCGAGCCTTATTACGTGCCCTCGGGCACGCCGGTGTTCCAGCAGCTCCAGTATTTCCAGGAGAGCCGACAGCGCACCGCGCTGGTGGTCAACGAATACGGCGAACTGGAAGGGCTGCTCACGCCCGAGGACATCATCGAGGAGCTGATCGGCGAGTTCACCACCTCCACGCCGAACGGCGGCAGCTCGCGCGGCGGCTGGAACGCCAGCGGCGAATGCATCGTCGCCGGCAGCATCCCGCTGCGCGAACTGAACCGCTGGCTGCACCTGAGCTTGCCGACCAAGGGGCCGAAGACGCTCAACGGGCTGATCCTCGAGATCCTCGAGGAGATTCCCGACGGCGACGTCTGCATGAAGATCGGCGACGTGATGCTCGAGGTGATGCGCAGCGACGACCAGGCCGTGCGCACCGTCAAGCTGTTCAAGCCGCGCACCACGCGCGGCGCGCGCGCCCTGCTGCGCTGA